One genomic window of Methylothermaceae bacteria B42 includes the following:
- a CDS encoding formylmethanofuran dehydrogenase subunit A: protein MLIKLTGGTVYDPAHRVNGRVHDLYIQDGRIVDPPAGAHVDKEYDLHGMVVMAGAIDMHTHIGGGKVNIARTLLPEDHRADPEAHTELLRSGCGHAAPSTLTTGYRYAEMGFTTAFEPAVLPVNARQAHMEMGDIPILDKGGYAMLGSDDFLLRMMQSGADQKAINDYVAWTLNASQCIGIKVVNPGGISAFKFNQRALDLDEEHEYYGVTPRQVLKVLATAVNELAVPHPLHVHGCNLGVPGNMETTLNTITGIEGLPMHLTHIQFHSYGTEGDFKFSSGAAQIAEAINANKNITVDVGQILFGQTVTASGDNMRQHANAGHAHPHKWVCMDIECDAGCGVVPFKYRDKNFVNALQWAIGLEIFLLVDNPWQVFLTTDHPNGAPFTSYPHLIRLLMDRSFRNEQLSRLHPEAQKMTTLASIEREYSLYEIAIMTRAGAAELVGLSDRGHLGAGAAADITVYVPDDNKEKMFSHPKYVFKDGQLVVKDGEVVKVVWGTTHVVKPEYDPAIEKSLEKYFDRYMTMKLDNFVIREEEISEDGRGSITIHPCWGGRGI from the coding sequence ATGCTTATTAAATTGACTGGCGGCACGGTTTATGATCCCGCTCACCGGGTCAACGGCCGCGTCCACGATCTTTATATCCAGGATGGCCGGATTGTCGATCCTCCCGCGGGCGCCCATGTGGATAAGGAATACGATCTTCACGGTATGGTGGTGATGGCCGGCGCCATCGACATGCACACCCATATCGGCGGCGGCAAAGTCAACATTGCCCGCACCTTGTTGCCGGAAGATCACCGCGCCGATCCCGAGGCCCATACCGAATTGCTGCGTTCAGGATGTGGCCACGCCGCGCCCAGCACCCTGACTACTGGCTACCGCTATGCCGAGATGGGTTTTACCACCGCCTTTGAACCGGCGGTGTTGCCGGTCAATGCCCGTCAGGCCCACATGGAGATGGGGGATATTCCCATACTCGATAAAGGCGGCTACGCGATGCTGGGGAGTGACGATTTTCTCCTGCGAATGATGCAGTCCGGCGCCGACCAGAAAGCAATCAACGACTATGTGGCCTGGACCTTGAATGCCAGCCAGTGCATCGGCATCAAGGTGGTCAATCCCGGTGGCATCAGTGCTTTCAAGTTCAATCAGCGGGCGCTGGATTTGGATGAGGAACACGAATATTACGGCGTTACACCGCGCCAGGTGCTAAAAGTACTGGCCACGGCCGTCAATGAATTAGCGGTGCCTCATCCGCTCCACGTTCATGGCTGCAACTTGGGGGTTCCCGGCAACATGGAGACGACCCTCAACACCATTACCGGCATTGAAGGGCTGCCCATGCACCTGACGCACATTCAGTTCCACAGCTACGGGACTGAAGGCGATTTCAAGTTTTCTTCCGGCGCCGCCCAGATTGCCGAAGCCATCAACGCCAACAAAAATATCACCGTGGATGTGGGGCAGATTTTGTTTGGCCAAACAGTCACTGCTTCTGGCGATAATATGCGCCAACACGCCAACGCCGGCCACGCCCATCCTCATAAATGGGTGTGCATGGATATCGAGTGTGATGCCGGCTGCGGGGTGGTGCCTTTCAAATACCGGGACAAGAACTTCGTCAATGCCTTGCAATGGGCCATTGGCCTGGAAATTTTCCTGTTGGTGGACAATCCCTGGCAGGTATTTTTGACTACCGATCATCCCAATGGCGCGCCTTTCACCAGTTATCCGCACCTGATCCGGCTGTTGATGGATCGGTCTTTCCGTAACGAGCAACTTTCCCGCCTGCATCCCGAGGCTCAGAAAATGACGACGCTGGCGTCCATCGAAAGGGAATATTCCTTGTATGAAATCGCCATCATGACCCGGGCGGGCGCCGCCGAGTTGGTAGGGTTGTCGGACCGGGGGCACCTGGGCGCCGGGGCCGCGGCGGATATCACCGTTTATGTCCCCGATGACAATAAGGAAAAAATGTTCAGCCATCCCAAATATGTTTTCAAGGATGGTCAATTGGTGGTCAAGGATGGCGAGGTGGTGAAGGTGGTCTGGGGAACCACCCATGTGGTCAAACCCGAGTACGATCCCGCCATTGAAAAATCCCTGGAAAAATATTTTGACCGTTATATGACTATGAAACTGGATAACTTTGTCATCCGGGAAGAGGAAATTTCCGAAGATGGCCGCGGCAGCATCACTATCCATCCTTGCTGGGGAGGGCGGGGCATATGA
- a CDS encoding formylmethanofuran--tetrahydromethanopterin N-formyltransferase (catalyzes the transfer of a formyl group from formylmethanofuran to tetrahydromethanopterin tetrahydromethanopterin): MIINGIAIDDTFAEAFPMKATRVIITALNMEWAYHAARAMSGFATSVIACGCEAGIERELSPEETPDGRPGLSVLFFAMGGKGLTKQVQTRAGQCVLTSPTSALFAGIDEGKPIPLGENMRYYGDGFQISKVINGKRYWRIPVMDGEFLTEEATYMVEAVGGGNFLILAESQPQALAACEAAVAAMKKIPNVIMPFPGGVVRSGSKVGSKYKALNASTNDAFCPTLKGVTKSQLSPEIESVMEIVIDGLTKEDIDKAMKAGIEAVCELGVEKGIHRISAGNYGGKLGPYHFHLREILA; the protein is encoded by the coding sequence ATGATTATCAACGGCATTGCTATCGACGATACCTTTGCCGAAGCTTTCCCCATGAAAGCCACCCGGGTCATCATCACCGCACTGAATATGGAATGGGCCTACCATGCCGCCCGTGCCATGTCCGGTTTCGCCACCTCGGTGATTGCCTGCGGCTGCGAGGCGGGAATCGAGCGGGAATTGAGCCCTGAGGAAACCCCCGATGGCCGACCGGGGTTGTCGGTCCTGTTCTTTGCCATGGGCGGCAAGGGCTTGACTAAGCAGGTGCAAACCCGGGCCGGGCAATGCGTTTTGACGTCGCCGACTTCCGCCTTGTTTGCCGGGATTGACGAAGGCAAACCCATCCCCCTGGGAGAAAATATGCGCTACTACGGCGATGGGTTCCAGATTTCCAAGGTCATTAATGGCAAGCGTTACTGGCGCATCCCGGTGATGGATGGCGAATTTCTGACCGAGGAAGCCACCTACATGGTGGAAGCGGTCGGTGGCGGTAATTTCCTGATTCTGGCCGAGTCCCAACCCCAGGCGCTGGCGGCGTGCGAGGCGGCGGTAGCGGCAATGAAAAAGATTCCCAATGTCATTATGCCCTTCCCTGGCGGGGTCGTGCGGTCGGGTTCCAAAGTGGGGTCTAAATACAAGGCGCTGAATGCTTCCACTAACGATGCCTTTTGCCCTACTTTGAAAGGTGTGACGAAAAGCCAACTGTCGCCGGAAATTGAATCGGTGATGGAAATTGTGATTGACGGACTTACCAAAGAGGACATCGACAAGGCGATGAAAGCCGGCATCGAAGCGGTGTGTGAGCTGGGTGTGGAAAAGGGCATCCACCGCATAAGTGCCGGGAATTACGGTGGAAAACTAGGACCCTATCACTTTCATTTGCGGGAGATTTTGGCATGA
- a CDS encoding formylmethanofuran dehydrogenase subunit C: MTGNPLTLTLKAQPPRRVDLSPLSSLPHLTPAEIAALKLCMGKRTLRVDELFEMSGEDTSKLVIQNGCAKLDYIGKDADALEITVEGDAGAYLGMGMKSGSLRVTGNAGIFAACELRGGLVQIDGNAGDFLGGALPGNKRGMRGGRVLVKGNVGARCGDEMRRGIILVEGDAGDYCASRMIAGTIAVMGKTGAYLGYALRRGTVLLWQSPQSVPPTYGDCGTHTLAFLPLWFSGLRDLDSLFAKPESAFNRVHRYGGDLASTGRGEILVRA; this comes from the coding sequence ATGACCGGTAATCCGTTAACCCTGACGTTGAAAGCCCAGCCCCCGCGCCGGGTGGATCTTTCCCCCTTGAGTAGTTTGCCTCATTTGACGCCGGCTGAAATCGCTGCGCTTAAATTGTGCATGGGCAAACGCACTTTGCGGGTGGATGAACTGTTCGAGATGAGTGGCGAAGATACCTCCAAACTGGTGATCCAAAACGGTTGCGCCAAACTGGATTATATCGGTAAAGATGCCGATGCTCTGGAAATCACCGTGGAAGGCGATGCCGGCGCTTATTTGGGCATGGGGATGAAGTCGGGCAGCTTACGGGTGACGGGCAACGCCGGCATATTCGCTGCGTGTGAATTGCGTGGCGGCCTGGTGCAGATTGATGGCAATGCCGGCGATTTTCTCGGTGGCGCTTTGCCCGGCAACAAGCGTGGCATGCGCGGCGGACGGGTGTTGGTCAAAGGCAATGTGGGCGCGCGCTGCGGCGATGAAATGCGGCGCGGCATCATTTTGGTGGAAGGCGATGCTGGCGATTACTGCGCTTCCCGCATGATTGCCGGCACCATTGCCGTCATGGGCAAGACCGGCGCCTATCTCGGTTATGCCCTGCGGCGGGGGACGGTGCTGTTATGGCAATCTCCGCAATCGGTTCCTCCCACCTATGGAGATTGCGGCACCCATACTTTGGCCTTTCTGCCTCTATGGTTCTCCGGCTTGAGAGATCTGGACAGCCTGTTTGCCAAACCCGAATCCGCCTTTAATCGAGTGCACCGGTATGGTGGGGATTTGGCCTCCACCGGGAGAGGAGAGATTCTGGTTCGGGCCTGA
- a CDS encoding glycosyltransferase, translated as MTDLAVFLATSGHSGVDRIMKNLIPAMAAKGIAMDILRLRDHGPYWESLPQGVRLIDLGAGHVNTSLPALVGYLRKVRPKVLLTDKDRVNRAALWARKIAQVPTRVVVRIGTTVSENLARRSWWARTSQRISLRCFYPWADGIIVPSRGAAEDLIRVSGLPGRKITVVPSPVIVPEMFQKAAEKAPHPWLADNEIPVIIGVGELCARKDFATLIQAFAQIRAKRLCRLIILGEGRQRSKLESLICDLGLTDCVHLPGFVNPYPWLSRASVFVSSSRCEGLPVALIEALALGVPSVAADCPSGPREILADGRYGPLVPVGDRQAMAQAIGTLLEEPVPLGVLQKAVQPYFLENSLGAYRRVLGL; from the coding sequence ATGACGGATTTGGCCGTGTTTTTAGCGACTTCCGGCCACAGCGGCGTGGACCGGATCATGAAAAACCTGATTCCCGCCATGGCCGCCAAAGGAATCGCCATGGATATTTTGCGACTACGGGATCACGGACCTTACTGGGAAAGCCTGCCTCAAGGCGTGCGCCTGATTGATCTGGGAGCCGGCCACGTGAATACGTCGTTGCCGGCATTGGTGGGCTATCTGCGGAAAGTCCGGCCCAAGGTGCTTTTGACCGATAAAGACCGGGTCAACCGGGCGGCATTGTGGGCAAGGAAAATCGCCCAGGTCCCGACCCGGGTGGTAGTCAGGATTGGCACCACGGTGTCGGAAAATCTGGCCAGAAGAAGCTGGTGGGCCAGAACCAGTCAACGGATTTCGCTGCGCTGCTTTTATCCCTGGGCCGACGGCATTATTGTGCCTTCCCGGGGGGCGGCGGAGGATCTTATTCGAGTCAGTGGCTTGCCGGGACGGAAAATTACTGTTGTGCCAAGTCCTGTCATTGTGCCGGAAATGTTTCAAAAGGCGGCGGAAAAAGCCCCTCATCCGTGGCTGGCGGACAACGAAATCCCGGTAATCATTGGGGTTGGCGAATTGTGCGCACGCAAGGATTTTGCCACCTTGATTCAGGCTTTTGCTCAGATCCGCGCAAAGCGGCTTTGCCGGTTGATCATCCTGGGCGAAGGCCGCCAGCGGTCAAAGCTGGAATCATTGATTTGCGACCTTGGTTTGACGGACTGCGTCCATCTGCCGGGTTTTGTCAATCCCTATCCTTGGCTGTCGCGAGCCAGCGTTTTTGTATCTTCCTCCCGCTGCGAGGGATTGCCGGTGGCGTTGATCGAGGCATTGGCCTTGGGCGTCCCATCGGTGGCCGCCGACTGTCCCAGCGGACCCAGGGAAATTTTGGCCGACGGGCGGTATGGGCCACTGGTGCCGGTGGGGGATAGGCAGGCGATGGCGCAGGCGATAGGGACTCTGCTTGAAGAACCTGTTCCATTAGGAGTTTTGCAGAAAGCTGTACAACCTTATTTTCTGGAAAATAGTTTGGGTGCTTATAGGAGGGTTTTGGGATTATAG
- a CDS encoding sulfotransferase has translation MLLSLRYRFLFIHIAKTGGTSVRRALGKYRWRDPWYYPQWFCHRISAWSGHRLGVKLPRHAKAICAQEMLPRELFDDLFKFAFVRNPWDLQVSSYHHLRRERPALIAHCQDFTAFLQWKLDPERAPQYHADMTATPQTDFLVDLHGNMIVDFVGRYENLESDFLTLCRRLQLPATPLPRLRKANNRRDYRDYYNDTTAELVADRYAEDIRRFGYRFDMS, from the coding sequence ATGCTATTGTCACTGCGCTACCGCTTTCTTTTCATACATATCGCCAAGACCGGCGGCACCAGCGTGCGCCGGGCGCTGGGGAAATACCGCTGGCGTGATCCCTGGTATTATCCCCAATGGTTTTGCCATAGGATAAGCGCGTGGTCCGGTCACAGGCTGGGAGTCAAACTGCCCCGTCACGCCAAGGCCATTTGCGCCCAGGAAATGTTGCCAAGGGAGCTTTTTGATGACCTGTTCAAATTTGCTTTTGTGCGCAACCCCTGGGATTTGCAAGTCAGTTCCTATCATCACCTGCGCCGGGAGCGGCCGGCTTTGATTGCCCACTGCCAGGATTTTACCGCTTTCCTGCAATGGAAATTGGACCCGGAAAGAGCCCCTCAGTACCACGCCGATATGACCGCCACGCCGCAGACAGATTTCTTGGTGGATCTTCACGGAAATATGATTGTGGATTTCGTGGGCCGGTATGAAAATCTGGAATCGGACTTTTTGACCCTATGCCGGCGGTTGCAATTGCCGGCCACCCCGTTGCCCAGGCTGAGAAAAGCCAACAACCGGCGCGATTACCGGGATTACTATAACGACACCACCGCCGAGCTTGTGGCCGACCGTTATGCCGAAGATATCCGACGCTTTGGATACCGTTTTGATATGTCTTAA
- a CDS encoding capsule biosynthesis protein CapK gives MPLVKTSTWSFPSIFSRNIFRAHEALLGRPTFGYWAELERTQYLTCEEIKRLQLKRLRKLLSSALHHCPWHAERIRKAGIDPKHLTWDEFKQLPLMDKEDARRHGNEMVWKDAPGGIYRYNTGGSTGEPLIFYFGRKRQAVDAACRMRARKWWGLEPGDREVFLWGAPTELNRTDKIKQIRDRLCNQLLLNAFEMSEHHMANYIDILNAYQPKCIYGYASSLALLAEYSEKEGKQIKIPQLKVVCTTGEPLYPHQRELLTRIFNVPVANEYGARDAGLMALESPQGQMLVNSEWIIIELLNNKNLPVADGEIGEVTITNLASEVQPFIRYRTGDMAKWSSETCQKGRGLNVLKEISGRQTDFIIRSDGTVMHALSLIYVVRDIPGVRKFRIIQKSPKFIKIKLVRNPKHWTDDKNKLIAEGIRKRLGNDVDVTIDIVNDIVPDKSGKYRYVVSHIKHS, from the coding sequence ATGCCCCTCGTTAAAACAAGTACCTGGTCCTTTCCAAGCATTTTTAGCAGGAATATTTTTAGAGCTCATGAAGCTTTGCTCGGTCGCCCTACCTTCGGATATTGGGCGGAATTAGAGCGAACCCAGTACCTCACCTGTGAAGAAATTAAACGTTTACAACTTAAGCGTTTGCGTAAACTTCTAAGTTCCGCTCTTCATCATTGCCCCTGGCACGCAGAAAGAATTAGAAAAGCTGGAATCGACCCTAAGCATTTAACCTGGGACGAATTTAAGCAGTTACCTCTCATGGACAAGGAAGACGCTCGGCGCCATGGCAACGAAATGGTTTGGAAAGATGCTCCTGGTGGAATTTATCGCTACAACACCGGAGGTTCAACGGGAGAACCATTGATTTTTTACTTTGGGCGGAAACGTCAGGCAGTGGATGCGGCATGCAGAATGAGGGCAAGAAAGTGGTGGGGATTAGAACCTGGGGACAGAGAAGTTTTTCTCTGGGGCGCACCTACGGAATTAAATCGTACCGACAAAATCAAACAGATTCGAGATAGATTATGTAACCAATTGCTTCTAAATGCATTCGAGATGTCCGAACATCACATGGCCAACTATATTGACATTTTGAATGCGTATCAACCCAAATGCATCTATGGCTATGCCAGCAGCCTAGCTTTACTGGCCGAATATTCGGAAAAAGAAGGAAAACAAATAAAAATTCCGCAACTTAAGGTCGTCTGTACAACAGGAGAACCACTATACCCCCACCAACGTGAACTTTTAACTAGAATCTTTAACGTACCAGTAGCCAATGAATATGGCGCCAGAGATGCCGGCCTCATGGCTTTGGAATCGCCCCAGGGTCAAATGCTGGTAAATTCGGAGTGGATAATAATAGAGCTTCTTAATAATAAAAATCTCCCAGTGGCTGATGGTGAGATAGGAGAAGTTACAATTACCAATCTGGCATCAGAAGTTCAACCATTTATACGGTATCGTACCGGAGATATGGCCAAATGGAGTTCTGAAACATGTCAAAAAGGCCGAGGATTAAATGTATTAAAAGAAATTAGTGGCCGGCAAACCGATTTTATCATCCGCTCTGACGGAACAGTAATGCACGCATTATCCCTAATATATGTAGTTCGGGATATCCCGGGTGTAAGAAAGTTTAGAATTATTCAAAAATCCCCAAAATTCATAAAAATAAAACTGGTACGAAACCCCAAGCATTGGACGGATGATAAAAACAAGTTAATCGCAGAGGGCATTCGAAAAAGGTTGGGTAATGATGTCGATGTAACAATTGATATTGTTAATGATATTGTACCAGATAAATCTGGCAAATACCGGTATGTAGTCAGTCATATCAAACACTCTTAA
- a CDS encoding ATP-dependent DNA ligase, giving the protein MPITVTDQTVLQQLPAALERKKFLTKDFKGLEYYHAIDDWKHIPRGTAVFGEQVVFGYPHIGRVLALEAGLKAHFQAPFWAEEKINGFNVRIARIGDKIVALTRGGFICPFTTDRLPDLMPLEIFQKEPGIIVCAEVAGPDNPYLESYPPFVKTDIQLFVFDLMAVGKPGFFPYEEKLTLLEKYSLPSVPRFGRFEIENVEAIRHLILDLHQKWHEGIVFKEDSERDHRAKYVTGNSNIDDIRAAADNLMELPPEYFTNRLLRLALFLEENGLTASATMKQDLGGAFLDGLHRAVEHYRREHRVYTTFRCRFREKENAELMLNHLKRASRRIKIVQRDLHQEEGHWLLEFDRIYPHLTGMLGDLLSGRMIFD; this is encoded by the coding sequence ATGCCAATCACCGTCACAGACCAAACTGTTCTGCAACAACTGCCTGCAGCGCTTGAAAGAAAGAAGTTTTTAACGAAAGATTTTAAAGGATTAGAGTATTACCACGCCATTGACGATTGGAAACACATTCCCCGGGGCACCGCCGTGTTTGGGGAACAGGTGGTCTTTGGCTATCCCCATATTGGCCGGGTATTGGCGCTGGAAGCCGGTCTCAAAGCTCACTTTCAAGCCCCATTCTGGGCGGAAGAAAAAATCAACGGGTTTAATGTCAGGATCGCTCGCATAGGGGACAAAATCGTTGCATTGACCCGCGGGGGATTCATTTGCCCCTTCACCACCGACCGCCTGCCGGATCTGATGCCTTTGGAGATTTTCCAAAAGGAGCCGGGCATAATCGTTTGCGCCGAAGTCGCAGGTCCCGACAATCCTTACCTGGAAAGCTATCCGCCTTTTGTCAAAACCGATATCCAGTTGTTTGTCTTTGATTTAATGGCGGTTGGCAAGCCTGGTTTTTTCCCTTATGAAGAAAAACTCACTCTGCTTGAAAAATACAGCTTGCCATCAGTGCCGCGTTTTGGCCGATTTGAGATAGAAAATGTGGAGGCAATCCGCCATCTAATCTTGGATCTGCACCAAAAATGGCACGAAGGCATCGTCTTCAAAGAAGACTCGGAGCGGGATCACCGGGCCAAATATGTGACCGGCAATTCCAACATCGATGATATTCGCGCTGCCGCCGATAATCTGATGGAATTGCCCCCGGAATATTTCACCAATCGGTTACTGCGGCTGGCACTGTTTTTAGAAGAGAATGGGTTGACCGCCTCCGCCACTATGAAGCAGGATCTGGGAGGGGCATTTCTCGACGGACTCCACCGGGCAGTAGAGCACTATCGCAGGGAACATCGCGTATATACCACATTCCGCTGCCGTTTCCGGGAGAAAGAAAACGCCGAATTGATGCTCAATCACCTCAAACGGGCCAGCAGACGCATTAAAATCGTGCAGCGTGATCTGCATCAGGAAGAAGGTCACTGGCTGCTCGAATTCGACCGTATTTACCCGCACCTCACCGGGATGCTGGGGGATTTGTTGTCAGGCCGAATGATATTCGACTAG
- a CDS encoding energy-dependent translational throttle protein EttA yields MAQYIFTMHRVSKTVPPNRTILKDISLSFFPGAKIGVLGLNGSGKSSLLKIMAGVDKEHDGEARPMPGIKIGFLPQEPQLDAEMTVREAVEEGVAETVALLKRFEKISNAFAEPDADFDRLLAEQAELQAKIDAADAWNLERKLEVAADALRLPDWDAKIGPLSGGEKRRVALCRLLLSNPDMLLLDEPTNHLDAESVAWLERFLHEYPGTVVAVTHDRYFLDNVAGWILELDRGHGIPWEGNYSSWLAQKEKRLEMEEKQENARIKAMKAELEWVRSNPKGRHAKSKARLARFEELSSQEFQKRNETQEIYIPPGPRLGDLVVEADGLKKAYGDRLLFEELSFNLPPGGIVGVIGPNGAGKTTLFRMIAGQEQPDAGTLHIGDTVQLAYVDQSRESLDPDKTVWEEISDGLDMIEVGNYKTPSRAYVGRFNFKGADQQKRIKDLSGGERNRVHLAKLLKSGGNLLLLDEPTNDLDVETLRALEEALLAFPGCVVVTSHDRWFLDRIATHMLAFEGDSRVVWFEGNYADYEADRKRRLGDDANRPHRIKYKRLVA; encoded by the coding sequence ATGGCCCAATATATTTTTACCATGCACCGGGTGAGCAAAACCGTGCCGCCCAACCGCACCATTCTCAAGGATATTTCGTTGTCGTTTTTTCCTGGCGCCAAAATCGGGGTATTGGGACTGAATGGTTCGGGTAAATCCTCTTTATTGAAGATAATGGCCGGAGTGGATAAGGAACACGATGGCGAAGCTCGGCCTATGCCCGGCATCAAAATCGGTTTTTTACCCCAGGAACCCCAACTGGACGCTGAAATGACCGTACGCGAGGCCGTCGAAGAAGGGGTGGCGGAAACCGTGGCGTTATTGAAACGTTTCGAAAAGATAAGCAATGCTTTTGCCGAACCGGATGCCGACTTCGACAGGCTGCTGGCAGAACAAGCTGAATTACAGGCCAAAATAGATGCCGCCGACGCCTGGAATCTGGAACGCAAACTGGAAGTCGCCGCCGATGCTTTAAGATTGCCGGATTGGGACGCCAAAATCGGCCCCCTCTCGGGCGGTGAAAAAAGGCGGGTGGCATTGTGCCGGTTATTATTGTCCAATCCGGACATGCTACTGCTGGATGAACCCACCAACCATCTCGATGCTGAATCGGTTGCCTGGCTGGAGCGGTTTCTGCACGAATATCCCGGCACTGTGGTAGCGGTTACCCATGACCGTTATTTCCTCGATAACGTCGCTGGCTGGATTCTGGAGCTGGATCGGGGCCATGGCATCCCTTGGGAAGGTAATTACAGTTCCTGGTTGGCGCAAAAGGAAAAACGCCTGGAAATGGAGGAAAAGCAGGAAAACGCCCGCATCAAGGCCATGAAAGCGGAATTGGAATGGGTGCGCAGCAATCCCAAGGGGCGCCATGCCAAATCCAAGGCCCGCTTGGCCCGGTTTGAGGAACTATCATCTCAGGAATTCCAAAAACGCAACGAAACCCAGGAAATTTACATCCCGCCCGGTCCGCGTCTGGGGGATTTGGTCGTCGAAGCCGATGGATTAAAAAAAGCTTATGGCGACAGGCTTTTGTTTGAAGAACTGAGTTTCAATCTTCCGCCTGGCGGAATTGTCGGAGTCATTGGTCCCAACGGGGCGGGGAAAACCACCCTTTTCCGGATGATTGCCGGCCAGGAGCAACCCGATGCAGGCACCTTGCACATTGGCGACACCGTGCAGTTGGCCTACGTGGATCAAAGCCGCGAATCCCTTGACCCAGACAAAACCGTATGGGAAGAAATTTCCGATGGCCTGGACATGATTGAAGTAGGCAATTACAAGACCCCTTCCCGCGCCTATGTCGGCCGTTTCAATTTCAAAGGCGCCGATCAGCAAAAACGCATCAAGGACTTATCAGGTGGGGAACGAAACCGGGTCCACTTGGCCAAGCTGCTCAAAAGCGGCGGCAATTTATTGCTACTGGACGAACCCACCAACGATCTGGATGTGGAAACCCTGCGCGCACTGGAAGAAGCCTTGCTAGCGTTTCCCGGCTGTGTCGTGGTCACCTCTCACGACCGCTGGTTCCTGGATCGTATCGCCACTCACATGCTGGCTTTTGAAGGAGACAGCCGAGTAGTCTGGTTTGAGGGAAATTACGCGGATTATGAAGCAGACCGTAAACGGCGGTTAGGGGATGACGCCAACCGGCCCCATCGAATCAAATACAAAAGGTTAGTGGCTTAA
- the glyA gene encoding serine hydroxymethyltransferase (catalyzes the reaction of glycine with 5,10-methylenetetrahydrofolate to form L-serine and tetrahydrofolate), translating into MFSKGMEIAGFDDDLWAAIQNEVRRQEDHVELIASENYASPRVLQAQGTVLTNKYAEGYPGKRYYGGCEYVDVVESLAIERAKALFDADYANVQPHSGSQANAAVYLALLQPGDTIMGMSLAHGGHLTHGAKVNFSGKLFNAVQYGINPETGEIDYGQVEALAKEHKPKMIIAGFSAYSRVVDWQRFREIADAIGAWFVVDMAHVAGLVAAGVYPNPVPLADVTTTTTHKTLRGPRGGLILAKSNPDLEKKLNSMVFPGTQGGPLMHVIAAKAVSFREAQGPEFRDYQVQVVENARAMAQTFIERDFHIVSGGTDNHLFLVDLIDKGITGKQAEEALGRANITVNKNTVPNDPQSPFVTSGIRVGTPAATTRGFGVRECQQLAHWMCDVMNNIDDEDAIAQIKDEILKLCRRFPVYGH; encoded by the coding sequence ATGTTCAGCAAAGGTATGGAAATTGCCGGATTTGATGACGATTTGTGGGCGGCGATTCAAAACGAAGTGCGGCGTCAGGAAGACCATGTGGAGTTGATTGCCTCGGAAAATTACGCCAGCCCCCGGGTGCTTCAGGCGCAAGGGACCGTGCTTACCAACAAATATGCGGAAGGCTATCCGGGCAAGCGTTATTACGGTGGGTGCGAGTATGTGGATGTGGTGGAAAGCCTTGCCATCGAACGGGCCAAGGCGCTGTTCGATGCGGACTATGCCAACGTCCAGCCCCATTCCGGTTCCCAGGCCAACGCGGCGGTTTATCTGGCGTTACTTCAGCCGGGCGATACGATTATGGGCATGAGCCTTGCCCACGGTGGCCACTTGACCCACGGCGCCAAGGTGAATTTTTCCGGCAAACTGTTTAACGCGGTGCAATATGGCATCAATCCCGAGACCGGCGAGATCGATTATGGCCAAGTGGAAGCGCTGGCAAAAGAGCATAAACCAAAGATGATTATCGCCGGATTTTCCGCCTATTCCCGGGTGGTGGACTGGCAAAGATTCCGGGAGATCGCCGATGCCATCGGTGCTTGGTTTGTGGTGGATATGGCTCACGTGGCGGGCTTGGTGGCCGCTGGCGTTTATCCCAATCCAGTGCCCCTTGCCGATGTGACTACCACTACAACCCATAAAACGCTTCGTGGCCCCCGTGGCGGGTTGATTTTGGCCAAATCCAATCCGGATTTGGAGAAAAAGCTCAATTCCATGGTCTTTCCGGGCACCCAGGGCGGTCCCTTGATGCATGTGATTGCCGCCAAGGCGGTTTCCTTCCGGGAAGCCCAAGGCCCGGAATTTCGGGATTACCAAGTGCAAGTGGTGGAAAATGCTCGGGCCATGGCGCAAACTTTCATAGAACGCGATTTCCATATCGTCTCCGGTGGCACGGACAACCATTTGTTTCTGGTGGATCTGATTGACAAGGGCATTACCGGCAAGCAAGCGGAGGAAGCGTTGGGGAGGGCCAATATCACCGTCAACAAGAATACGGTTCCCAACGATCCCCAATCACCCTTTGTAACCAGCGGCATCCGGGTGGGTACGCCGGCAGCGACGACTCGGGGTTTTGGGGTCAGGGAATGCCAGCAACTTGCCCATTGGATGTGCGATGTGATGAATAATATCGATGATGAAGATGCCATTGCCCAGATCAAGGACGAGATTCTTAAACTTTGCCGCCGTTTTCCAGTCTATGGCCATTGA